A region of bacterium DNA encodes the following proteins:
- the rplF gene encoding 50S ribosomal protein L6 translates to MSRIGRAPITVPNGVNITIQDHFITVKGPKGELSRNLHPDMILDYSDNTITVQRPTDAKHHRALHGLTRALVNNMVKGVTDGFKKDLEVIGVGFRVEAKPRGVLLMVGFTHGVFVPAPPGIKIEVPKANNISVSGCDVELVGQVADGIRAVKKPEPYKGKGIRYAGEAIKIKAGKTAK, encoded by the coding sequence GTGTCACGAATTGGTCGAGCGCCGATAACGGTTCCAAACGGGGTGAATATCACCATCCAGGACCATTTCATTACGGTGAAGGGGCCGAAAGGGGAACTTTCGCGCAACCTGCATCCGGACATGATTCTGGATTACAGCGATAATACGATCACCGTCCAGCGCCCCACGGACGCCAAGCATCACCGTGCGCTGCACGGCCTGACGCGAGCCCTGGTCAACAATATGGTCAAGGGCGTGACCGATGGGTTCAAGAAGGATCTTGAAGTAATCGGTGTCGGTTTCCGTGTGGAAGCCAAGCCCCGCGGTGTGCTGCTCATGGTGGGCTTCACCCACGGTGTGTTTGTGCCGGCTCCTCCGGGAATCAAGATTGAAGTGCCGAAGGCCAACAATATTTCGGTCAGCGGCTGCGATGTGGAGCTGGTCGGCCAGGTGGCGGACGGCATCCGTGCCGTGAAGAAGCCGGAGCCGTACAAAGGCAAGGGCATCCGTTACGCGGGTGAAGCCATTAAGATCAAGGCCGGAAAGACTGCGAAGTAA
- the map gene encoding type I methionyl aminopeptidase: MIIVKTDQEIELMRLAGKILAGAFDVAGPMMKPGTVARDVDRMVEEYIRAAGAVPAFKNYPNQNGNPFPGSVCFSIDAEVVHGIPAGQILTEGTIIGLDIGVKFKGYYSDAARTYAIGQIDAPRQKLLDVTRHALDLGIAQAYAGNHLSNIGHAIQVYVESHGCSVVRDLVGHGVGRRLHEDPQVPNYGEANRGPILRKNMTLAIEPMINLGTHEVDMIGEWQVLTRDRKPSAHFEHTVVVTDTEAEILTL, encoded by the coding sequence GTGATCATTGTCAAGACGGACCAGGAAATCGAGTTGATGCGTCTTGCGGGGAAGATCCTCGCCGGCGCCTTCGACGTGGCCGGACCCATGATGAAGCCCGGCACCGTTGCCCGCGATGTGGATCGCATGGTTGAGGAGTACATTCGCGCCGCGGGAGCGGTTCCCGCGTTCAAGAATTACCCCAACCAGAACGGCAATCCTTTCCCCGGTTCCGTGTGCTTCTCCATCGATGCGGAAGTCGTTCACGGCATTCCCGCGGGACAGATCCTCACGGAAGGCACGATCATCGGTCTGGACATCGGCGTGAAGTTCAAGGGGTATTATTCCGATGCCGCCCGGACCTACGCCATCGGGCAGATTGACGCCCCAAGGCAGAAGCTGCTGGACGTTACGCGTCACGCGCTCGACTTGGGCATCGCCCAGGCTTACGCCGGCAACCATCTGTCCAACATCGGGCACGCCATTCAGGTTTATGTGGAGTCGCACGGGTGCAGCGTGGTTCGCGACCTGGTGGGACATGGAGTGGGACGCCGGCTTCACGAGGATCCGCAGGTCCCCAATTACGGCGAAGCAAATCGCGGTCCGATCTTACGCAAGAACATGACTCTGGCCATCGAGCCCATGATCAACCTCGGCACGCACGAGGTGGACATGATCGGCGAATGGCAGGTCCTGACCCGAGACAGGAAACCCTCGGCGCATTTTGAACACACCGTGGTCGTCACGGACACCGAGGCTGAAATCCTGACTCTATGA
- the rplN gene encoding 50S ribosomal protein L14 produces MIQEFSILTVADNTGAKKARCFRVYGGTGRRIASVGDIIMVSIRSAIPNGSVKKGETSRAVVVRTKKEVRRKDGSYIRFDENAVVLIDKENEPRGTRIFGPVARELREKQFMKIISLAPEVV; encoded by the coding sequence ATGATTCAGGAATTCTCGATACTGACCGTTGCGGACAACACCGGCGCCAAGAAGGCCCGCTGCTTCCGCGTGTATGGCGGCACGGGCCGTCGCATCGCATCGGTGGGCGACATCATCATGGTCTCCATCCGCAGCGCGATCCCCAATGGTTCCGTGAAAAAGGGCGAGACCTCGCGGGCCGTGGTTGTGCGCACAAAGAAGGAAGTCCGCCGCAAGGACGGGTCCTACATCCGCTTCGACGAGAACGCGGTGGTGCTGATTGACAAGGAAAACGAGCCGCGCGGCACGCGTATTTTTGGCCCGGTCGCCCGGGAGCTGCGCGAGAAGCAGTTCATGAAGATCATTTCCCTCGCGCCCGAAGTCGTCTGA
- the rplP gene encoding 50S ribosomal protein L16 encodes MLTPKRLKYRKQQRGRRKGYDYCGADVAFGEYGLKAMGDCWMTSRQIEAARVALTRHVKRGGKIWIRVFPDKPVSKKPLETRQGKGKGPVDFYGAIIRPGRILFEIEGVDAATAREAMRLAAQKLPIKTKFVERDVTHT; translated from the coding sequence ATGCTTACACCGAAAAGACTGAAATACCGCAAGCAGCAGCGCGGACGCCGCAAAGGGTATGATTACTGCGGGGCGGACGTGGCCTTCGGCGAATACGGACTCAAGGCGATGGGTGACTGCTGGATGACCTCGCGGCAGATCGAGGCGGCCCGTGTGGCGCTCACGCGTCACGTCAAGCGCGGCGGCAAGATCTGGATCCGCGTGTTCCCCGACAAACCCGTCAGCAAGAAGCCGCTCGAAACCCGCCAGGGAAAGGGCAAGGGCCCGGTGGATTTCTACGGCGCGATCATTCGTCCGGGACGCATTCTGTTTGAAATTGAGGGCGTGGATGCCGCCACGGCTCGCGAGGCCATGCGTCTGGCGGCACAGAAGCTGCCGATCAAGACGAAGTTCGTTGAGCGCGACGTCACGCACACGTAA
- the rplR gene encoding 50S ribosomal protein L18 yields the protein MSTIAVKRAKSRIRRKKHIHKVVVGTPERPRLVIFRSMRQIYAQLVDDQTRTTITGVSSLSPELRESVAKLNPSQTGQAVGEAIARKALEKNIQTVVFDRNGFPYHGRVKALAEGARKGGLQF from the coding sequence ATGTCAACGATAGCCGTTAAAAGAGCCAAGAGCCGCATCCGCCGTAAAAAGCACATCCACAAAGTGGTGGTCGGCACCCCTGAGCGCCCGCGTCTCGTGATCTTCCGCTCCATGCGGCAGATCTATGCTCAACTGGTGGATGACCAGACCCGGACCACCATCACCGGCGTGTCTTCGCTGAGCCCCGAACTGCGCGAAAGCGTGGCCAAGCTCAATCCGAGTCAGACCGGCCAGGCGGTGGGCGAGGCCATTGCGCGCAAGGCGCTGGAGAAGAATATTCAGACGGTCGTCTTTGACCGCAACGGTTTTCCGTACCACGGCCGGGTAAAGGCCTTGGCAGAGGGTGCCCGCAAGGGTGGTCTTCAATTCTAA
- the rpmC gene encoding 50S ribosomal protein L29 encodes MKMTELKELPLLDLQNRLKEWEENLETLRFQLDSGQLPNTARVRQIRRDIGRLKTVIHECELGLRKPKGISA; translated from the coding sequence CTGAAAATGACCGAGCTGAAGGAACTCCCCTTGTTGGACCTTCAGAACCGGCTGAAAGAGTGGGAAGAGAATCTTGAGACTCTCCGCTTTCAACTGGACTCGGGCCAGCTTCCGAATACGGCGCGCGTGCGTCAGATACGTCGCGACATCGGGCGGCTCAAGACCGTCATTCACGAGTGCGAGCTGGGCCTTCGCAAACCCAAAGGGATTTCGGCATGA
- the rplE gene encoding 50S ribosomal protein L5 → MQTHYGEKVVPALQKRFQFKNPMEVPRLVKIVVNVGVGEAVTNPRLIDGVVKELSLITGQRPAISKARKSISNFKLREGMPIGVFVTMRKTQMWEFLDRLISLATPRIRDFRGLPDKGFDGRGNYTVGLKEQIIFPEIDLDSVEKIRGMDITFVTTAKNDVEAYELLKELGLPMRKREPKAQAAVAA, encoded by the coding sequence ATGCAGACCCATTACGGCGAGAAGGTCGTTCCTGCCCTGCAGAAGCGGTTCCAGTTCAAGAACCCGATGGAAGTGCCCCGCCTGGTCAAGATCGTCGTCAACGTCGGCGTCGGCGAAGCGGTCACCAATCCGCGGCTGATCGACGGCGTGGTCAAGGAACTGTCCCTGATCACCGGCCAGCGTCCCGCGATTTCCAAGGCCCGCAAATCGATCTCGAATTTCAAGCTACGTGAAGGCATGCCCATCGGCGTGTTCGTCACCATGCGCAAGACGCAGATGTGGGAGTTTCTGGATCGCCTGATTTCGCTGGCGACGCCCCGCATCCGTGACTTCCGCGGCCTGCCCGACAAGGGTTTCGACGGGCGCGGCAACTACACGGTCGGCTTGAAAGAACAGATCATCTTTCCGGAAATTGACCTCGACTCGGTCGAGAAGATTCGCGGCATGGATATCACCTTCGTGACCACCGCCAAGAATGACGTGGAAGCCTACGAGCTGCTGAAGGAGCTGGGTCTTCCGATGCGCAAAAGAGAACCCAAAGCTCAGGCCGCAGTCGCTGCCTGA
- a CDS encoding adenylate kinase, translating to MSKYTLILLGAVGVGKGTQAQRLSRNLGVPQISTGDILRAEVQAGSDLGLKAKEIMNRGDLVPDEVIIEMVRKRLLEDDAVRGAIFDGFPRTVPQAQALDGLLAELELPAPRVISIEVPEEVIIERLSSRRVCTTCGATFNAAMNAQAIEQHRCPKGKPNIIQRDDDKPDTVLARLKVYEEKTLPLVNYYRKNGALRPVSGLGTEDEVFARILIAMDPELS from the coding sequence ATGTCGAAATATACTCTGATTCTTCTCGGAGCGGTTGGGGTGGGGAAGGGCACGCAAGCCCAACGCCTGTCGCGGAATCTGGGTGTTCCCCAGATTTCCACCGGGGACATTCTGCGGGCCGAAGTTCAGGCGGGTTCCGACCTCGGACTGAAGGCCAAAGAGATCATGAACCGGGGCGATCTGGTTCCCGATGAAGTGATCATCGAAATGGTGCGCAAGCGTCTGCTCGAAGATGACGCTGTGCGGGGAGCGATTTTCGACGGTTTCCCGCGGACCGTTCCCCAGGCACAGGCGTTGGATGGACTGCTTGCCGAACTGGAGCTTCCGGCTCCGAGAGTCATCTCCATTGAAGTGCCGGAAGAGGTTATCATCGAGCGGTTGTCGTCACGGCGGGTGTGCACCACCTGCGGGGCGACCTTCAACGCCGCGATGAACGCCCAGGCTATCGAGCAGCACCGCTGCCCCAAAGGCAAGCCCAACATCATCCAGCGCGATGATGACAAGCCGGATACGGTGCTGGCGCGACTGAAAGTGTACGAAGAGAAGACGTTGCCACTGGTGAACTATTACCGGAAGAACGGCGCGCTGAGGCCGGTGTCGGGACTGGGGACGGAAGACGAAGTCTTTGCCCGCATTCTCATCGCTATGGATCCGGAGCTTTCGTGA
- a CDS encoding type Z 30S ribosomal protein S14 — protein MAKACLIAKSKKTPKFHVRAHNRCRRCGRPRAFLRKFALCRLCFRELALSGEIPGIVKASW, from the coding sequence ATGGCAAAAGCCTGCCTGATCGCCAAATCCAAGAAGACCCCTAAGTTTCACGTCCGGGCGCATAATCGCTGCCGCCGCTGCGGAAGACCGCGTGCTTTCTTGCGTAAGTTCGCGCTCTGCCGCCTCTGTTTCCGTGAGCTGGCCCTTTCGGGCGAGATCCCCGGAATCGTTAAGGCGAGCTGGTAG
- the rpmD gene encoding 50S ribosomal protein L30 gives MDKKLKVTLKRSTIGRPRTQRLTVKALGFHRLHETRLFPDNPATRGMINSVSHLLDWEEVQA, from the coding sequence ATGGATAAGAAGCTTAAAGTCACTCTGAAGAGAAGCACGATTGGCCGGCCCCGGACGCAAAGACTGACGGTCAAGGCCCTGGGCTTCCACCGTCTGCATGAGACGCGTCTGTTTCCGGATAACCCCGCCACGCGAGGGATGATTAACAGCGTGTCCCATCTCCTGGATTGGGAAGAAGTTCAAGCTTAG
- the rpsM gene encoding 30S ribosomal protein S13, whose protein sequence is MARIAGIDIPRDKHIDVALSYVYGIGRPLALKILADCNIDPNKRTHQLSDAELAAIRNIVAEMKVEGPLRAEIQTNIKRLMDIGCYRGLRHRRGLPVRGQNTKNNARTRKGKKKGQVIHRAAASKSPTGKK, encoded by the coding sequence ATGGCGCGTATAGCCGGTATTGATATTCCCCGCGACAAACACATTGATGTGGCGCTGTCCTATGTCTACGGCATTGGCCGCCCGCTCGCGCTGAAGATTCTGGCCGATTGCAACATTGATCCGAACAAGCGCACCCACCAGCTCTCCGACGCCGAATTGGCGGCCATCCGTAATATCGTTGCGGAGATGAAGGTGGAGGGCCCGCTGCGCGCCGAGATTCAGACGAACATCAAGCGTCTGATGGACATCGGCTGCTACCGTGGACTGCGTCACCGCAGGGGTCTGCCCGTGCGTGGACAGAACACGAAGAACAACGCCCGCACCCGCAAGGGGAAGAAGAAGGGGCAGGTCATTCACCGGGCCGCGGCCTCCAAGTCGCCCACGGGCAAGAAGTAA
- the rpsQ gene encoding 30S ribosomal protein S17, which produces MDTSVASPTAADRGLRKTRVGKVVSNKMDKTIVVVVERRVKDPLYQKYVKRTRKFMAHDEKNECEIGDRVRIMETRPLSARKNWRLVQVIEKRK; this is translated from the coding sequence ATGGATACTTCCGTGGCGTCCCCCACAGCGGCGGACCGTGGATTGCGTAAGACTCGGGTGGGCAAGGTCGTGTCCAACAAGATGGACAAGACCATCGTGGTCGTCGTTGAACGCCGCGTGAAGGACCCGCTCTATCAGAAATATGTCAAGCGGACCCGTAAGTTCATGGCTCACGACGAGAAGAACGAGTGTGAGATCGGGGACCGTGTCCGGATTATGGAGACCCGCCCGCTTTCCGCGCGGAAGAACTGGCGGCTGGTCCAGGTCATCGAAAAGAGAAAATAG
- the rpsE gene encoding 30S ribosomal protein S5, translating into MNDQAERGPRRRERERDSEYAGGESLTEKVITINRVAKVVKGGRNFSFNAVVVVGDGKGRAGFGMGKANEVVDAISKATQQAKRSLKRYPIVGTTLPHATNGKFGAGKVFLRPASPGTGVIAGGSVRLIMECLGVRDVLSKVMGTNNPHNVVKAVFEALEGLNDVRLVAERRGISIREVFTL; encoded by the coding sequence ATGAACGATCAAGCAGAACGCGGCCCGCGGCGTCGGGAACGGGAACGTGATAGCGAATACGCCGGCGGCGAATCGCTGACCGAAAAAGTAATTACGATTAACCGCGTCGCCAAGGTAGTCAAGGGCGGCCGGAACTTCTCTTTCAATGCCGTGGTCGTGGTCGGTGACGGCAAGGGCCGCGCCGGATTCGGCATGGGCAAGGCGAATGAAGTTGTGGACGCCATCTCCAAGGCGACCCAGCAGGCGAAGCGCTCGCTGAAGCGCTATCCGATCGTGGGCACCACGCTGCCGCACGCCACCAACGGCAAGTTCGGCGCGGGGAAAGTCTTCCTCCGCCCGGCGTCACCCGGTACCGGTGTCATCGCCGGCGGTTCGGTGCGCCTGATCATGGAATGCCTGGGCGTGCGCGACGTGCTGAGTAAAGTGATGGGGACCAACAACCCGCACAACGTTGTCAAGGCCGTGTTTGAGGCTCTCGAAGGCCTGAACGACGTCCGACTCGTGGCCGAACGCCGCGGGATCTCGATTCGCGAAGTCTTTACCCTCTGA
- the infA gene encoding translation initiation factor IF-1, giving the protein MNVRHRSNNNARPAEKPVTTKEQAIKVDGVIEECLPNATFRVVLENQHKVLAHISGKMRMHFIKILPGDRVTVELSPYDLHRGRITYRYK; this is encoded by the coding sequence ATGAATGTAAGACATCGCAGTAACAATAACGCACGGCCAGCGGAGAAACCCGTTACGACGAAAGAACAGGCGATAAAAGTGGATGGCGTGATTGAGGAGTGTCTCCCCAACGCCACGTTCCGCGTAGTCCTGGAGAATCAGCACAAGGTGCTGGCTCATATCTCCGGGAAGATGCGGATGCATTTTATCAAGATCCTGCCGGGTGACCGCGTGACCGTCGAACTGTCCCCTTACGATCTGCATCGCGGCCGCATCACATACCGGTACAAATAG
- the rplO gene encoding 50S ribosomal protein L15 codes for MSLNNLRPAAGSTHSKKRRGRGSSSGLGGSAGRGEKGYYSRSGSTHKRGFEGGQMPIHRRLPKRGFKNIWADAIQVVNLRDLARLPEGAIIEPETLKKAGLIRKVSVPVKILGEGDATRALEIRSCKVSATAEKKITEAGGKVVVA; via the coding sequence ATGTCTTTGAATAATCTCCGACCGGCTGCCGGTTCCACTCATTCGAAAAAACGTCGTGGTCGCGGATCCAGCTCAGGATTGGGCGGAAGCGCGGGACGTGGCGAAAAGGGATACTATTCCCGCAGCGGTTCTACCCACAAGCGCGGCTTCGAAGGCGGCCAGATGCCGATTCATCGCCGTCTCCCCAAGCGTGGGTTCAAAAATATCTGGGCTGATGCTATTCAGGTGGTCAACCTCCGCGACCTCGCCCGGCTGCCGGAAGGTGCGATCATTGAGCCGGAGACCCTCAAGAAGGCCGGTCTGATCCGCAAGGTATCGGTCCCGGTGAAGATCCTCGGGGAAGGCGATGCAACTCGCGCCCTCGAGATCCGTTCCTGCAAGGTGTCGGCCACGGCTGAAAAGAAAATCACGGAAGCGGGCGGTAAGGTGGTTGTCGCCTGA
- the rplX gene encoding 50S ribosomal protein L24, with the protein MKIKKNDLVVVIAGNGRGKRGKVLKVFPEKQRVVIEGVNFIKRHQRPTQTRPQGGIVTREGAIHVSNVMLLDPKSGKPTRVGRKVLTGGDKAQRVRFAKVSNEMIHDER; encoded by the coding sequence ATGAAGATTAAGAAGAATGACCTCGTGGTGGTGATTGCCGGCAATGGCCGCGGCAAGCGCGGGAAAGTCCTGAAGGTTTTTCCCGAAAAGCAGCGCGTGGTTATCGAAGGGGTCAACTTTATCAAACGGCACCAGCGTCCGACGCAGACCCGTCCCCAGGGCGGCATCGTCACGCGCGAAGGCGCCATCCATGTGTCCAACGTCATGCTGCTGGATCCCAAGTCCGGCAAGCCGACCCGTGTAGGCCGCAAGGTCCTGACCGGCGGGGATAAGGCTCAGCGTGTGCGGTTCGCCAAAGTTTCAAACGAGATGATCCACGATGAGCGCTGA
- the secY gene encoding preprotein translocase subunit SecY, which yields MLDRYTNIFKIPELRDRILFTLLIFLVYRIGGHVPVAGINAAALAEFFRQNANTLFGLYDMFVGGAFQRATIFALGIMPYISASIIFQLMGTVVPYFQKLQKEGEEGRKKITQLTRYGTVVIAALQAGGVSIFLERLVASSGAPVVPNPGFGFRFLTMVTLAAGTTLIMWLGEQITERGIGNGISLLIFIGIIDRLPYAIIEEAQMVQAGTRHIMVDVLFVAMLFAITMAVVALTQGMRKIPVQYAKRTVGRKTYGGQSTHIPLRVNSAGVMPIIFAQSIMFIPGSVATFLPEGGFRDALVNVFSTHGGTYLVLEALLIIFFTYFYTAIVLNPVDLADNMKKNGGFIPGIRPGKQTSDFIDSILSRVTLPGAIALALIAVIPTIIVSRFNVSYNFASFFGGTTILIVVGVTLDTLQQVESHLVMRHYEGLMKSGRIRGRRRM from the coding sequence ATGTTAGACCGCTACACCAATATCTTCAAGATCCCCGAACTGCGGGACCGCATTCTGTTCACGCTGCTGATCTTCCTCGTGTACCGCATCGGCGGGCACGTGCCGGTGGCGGGCATCAATGCGGCGGCGCTGGCCGAGTTCTTCCGCCAGAACGCCAACACGCTGTTCGGACTGTATGACATGTTCGTGGGCGGGGCTTTCCAGCGAGCCACGATTTTCGCCCTCGGCATCATGCCGTACATCTCGGCCTCGATTATCTTCCAGCTCATGGGCACGGTGGTTCCGTACTTCCAGAAGCTGCAGAAGGAAGGCGAGGAAGGCCGTAAGAAGATCACGCAGCTCACGCGTTACGGCACGGTGGTTATCGCCGCGCTTCAGGCCGGCGGCGTTTCGATCTTCCTGGAGAGACTGGTGGCGTCATCGGGCGCGCCGGTAGTCCCCAACCCGGGCTTCGGTTTCCGTTTTCTGACCATGGTGACTCTCGCGGCGGGCACGACGCTGATTATGTGGCTGGGTGAGCAGATCACCGAGCGCGGCATCGGCAACGGCATTTCGCTGCTGATCTTTATCGGTATTATCGACCGCCTCCCCTACGCCATCATCGAGGAAGCGCAGATGGTTCAGGCCGGCACGCGCCACATCATGGTGGACGTGCTCTTCGTGGCCATGCTGTTCGCGATTACGATGGCGGTGGTGGCGCTGACCCAGGGCATGCGCAAGATTCCGGTTCAGTATGCCAAGCGCACCGTGGGCCGCAAGACCTACGGCGGGCAAAGCACCCACATTCCGCTGCGCGTCAATTCCGCCGGCGTGATGCCCATCATTTTCGCTCAGTCGATCATGTTCATCCCGGGGTCGGTTGCAACCTTCCTTCCCGAAGGCGGTTTCCGCGACGCGCTGGTCAACGTGTTCTCGACTCACGGCGGCACCTACCTTGTTCTTGAAGCGCTGCTGATCATCTTCTTCACCTACTTCTACACGGCCATCGTGCTCAATCCGGTGGACCTTGCGGACAACATGAAGAAGAACGGCGGCTTTATCCCGGGCATCCGCCCCGGCAAGCAGACGTCGGATTTCATTGACTCGATTCTCTCCCGTGTGACGCTGCCGGGCGCGATTGCGCTGGCGCTGATTGCGGTCATTCCCACGATCATCGTTTCACGGTTCAATGTATCCTATAACTTTGCGTCCTTCTTCGGAGGGACTACGATCCTGATCGTGGTCGGTGTCACTCTGGACACCCTGCAGCAGGTCGAGTCCCACCTCGTGATGCGGCATTATGAAGGACTGATGAAGTCCGGCCGTATCCGCGGTCGCCGCCGGATGTAA
- the rpsK gene encoding 30S ribosomal protein S11, translating into MATQKKETKKKKERVEATGVAHIKSSFNNTIVTISDNYGNTISWASAGKMGLRGSRKNTPFAAQLAADNAAKAAIALGLRKVVVEVRGPGGGRDGAIRSLAASGLTIMSIRDVTPLPHNGCRPPKRRRV; encoded by the coding sequence TTGGCTACGCAGAAAAAAGAGACCAAGAAGAAGAAGGAACGCGTCGAGGCGACCGGTGTGGCTCACATCAAGTCGTCCTTCAACAATACCATCGTCACCATTTCCGACAATTACGGGAACACGATTTCCTGGGCGTCGGCGGGCAAGATGGGCCTTCGCGGTTCGCGCAAGAACACGCCGTTCGCTGCGCAGCTCGCCGCGGACAACGCCGCCAAAGCGGCCATCGCCCTCGGTCTGCGCAAGGTCGTCGTCGAAGTGCGCGGTCCCGGTGGCGGTCGTGACGGCGCGATCCGGTCTCTGGCGGCCTCCGGCCTGACGATCATGTCGATTCGCGACGTGACTCCGCTTCCGCACAATGGCTGCCGCCCTCCCAAGCGCCGCCGCGTGTAA
- the rpsC gene encoding 30S ribosomal protein S3 has product MGQKVQPVGMRLGIIRTWNSAWFDERNFADKLHEDLYLRKYLTQRLKGAGVAGIQIERTPKQLTLTIRTARPGIVIGRKGAEVDKLKAELRNLTSRDVQVNIFEIKRPELEAKLVADMIAQQLEGRVSFRRAMKKAMQTTMRMGAEGVKVLCSGCLGGAEMSRQEGYREGRVPLHTLRADIDYALSVAKTAYGTIGVKVWICKGEVIGKNVLAGGQIRPRDQREREVRPERSDRPERGDRDRDRDRDRDRDRGERTR; this is encoded by the coding sequence GTGGGTCAGAAAGTTCAACCGGTTGGCATGCGTCTGGGAATCATCCGCACGTGGAACAGTGCCTGGTTCGATGAACGCAACTTCGCCGACAAACTGCATGAAGATCTGTATCTCCGCAAGTACCTCACACAGCGTCTGAAGGGCGCCGGGGTGGCCGGGATCCAAATCGAGCGCACTCCCAAGCAGCTCACGCTGACCATCCGCACCGCGCGGCCCGGCATCGTGATCGGCCGCAAGGGCGCGGAAGTGGACAAGCTCAAGGCGGAGCTTCGGAATCTTACCAGCCGCGACGTGCAGGTCAATATCTTTGAGATCAAGCGTCCGGAACTGGAAGCCAAGCTGGTGGCCGACATGATCGCCCAGCAGCTCGAAGGCCGCGTGTCGTTCCGCCGCGCGATGAAGAAGGCGATGCAGACGACCATGCGCATGGGCGCAGAAGGCGTGAAGGTGTTGTGCTCGGGGTGCCTCGGCGGCGCGGAAATGTCCCGCCAGGAAGGCTACCGCGAAGGCCGCGTGCCGCTGCACACCCTGCGGGCCGATATCGACTACGCGTTGTCCGTGGCGAAGACCGCCTACGGCACCATCGGCGTCAAGGTCTGGATCTGCAAGGGTGAAGTGATCGGCAAGAACGTACTGGCCGGCGGTCAGATCCGTCCGCGGGACCAGCGTGAACGCGAAGTCCGTCCGGAACGGTCCGACCGCCCGGAGCGCGGGGATCGTGACCGGGATCGCGATAGAGACAGGGATCGTGACCGCGGCGAACGGACGAGATAA
- the rpmJ gene encoding 50S ribosomal protein L36: MKVRTSVKKMCEHCKIVRRRGRIYIICSRSKKHKQRQG; this comes from the coding sequence ATGAAAGTCCGCACGTCCGTCAAGAAAATGTGTGAGCACTGCAAGATCGTCCGCCGTCGCGGCCGCATCTACATCATCTGCTCCCGGTCCAAAAAGCACAAGCAGCGGCAGGGTTAA
- the rpsH gene encoding 30S ribosomal protein S8, which translates to MPTTDPIADLLNRIRNAHKAKHPRVDIPFSKVKSEIARVLMDCNFIHDFVHVDEGPQGYLRLYLKYTAQGKPVIQGIRRISSPGLRRYVNKDEIPRVLNGLGVSILTTSRGVMTGNQARKQGLGGEVLAEIW; encoded by the coding sequence ATGCCAACAACCGACCCGATTGCGGACCTCTTGAACCGCATCCGCAACGCCCACAAGGCGAAGCACCCCCGCGTTGACATCCCGTTCTCCAAAGTGAAGAGCGAGATCGCACGCGTACTGATGGACTGTAACTTTATCCACGACTTCGTGCATGTGGATGAAGGCCCGCAAGGGTATTTGCGTCTGTATCTGAAGTATACGGCGCAGGGCAAGCCGGTGATCCAGGGAATCCGCCGGATTTCCTCTCCGGGTTTGCGGCGCTATGTGAATAAGGACGAAATCCCTCGCGTGCTGAACGGTCTGGGTGTCTCCATTCTGACGACATCCAGAGGGGTGATGACGGGGAATCAGGCGCGCAAGCAGGGTTTGGGCGGCGAAGTACTCGCCGAGATCTGGTAA